TGAAGATGTCCGAGCACATCTGCGCGTCCTACCGCGTGCTGGGCAACCAGACCGTGGACCACGAGTGGGAGATGGTCGGGCCGCTGGTGCTGGACTACATCGGCCTGACCGAATACGACTTCGAGCAGCTCAAGCAGAACATCCGCGAACTGGGCGGGCACTGAGCCATGCCGGAATTGCCAGAGGTCGAGACGACGCGGCGCGGTATCGCCCCGCATCTGGTGGGCCAGCGGGTCAGCCGCGTGGTGGTGCGTGATCGGCGCCTGCGCTGGCCGATCCCGGAAGACCTCGATGTGCGCCTGTCGGGGCAGCGCATCGTCAGCGTCGAGCGCCGCGCCAAGTACCTGCTGATCAACGCCGAGGTCGGCACCTTGATCAGCCACCTGGGCATGTCCGGCAACCTGCGCCTGATCGAGCTGGGGGTGCCGGCGGCCAAGCACGAGCATGTGGACATCGAGCTGGAGTCGGGGTTGATGCTGCGCTACACCGACCCGCGGCGCTTCGGGGCCATGCTGTGGAGCCTTGATCCGCTGAACCACGAATTGCTGATACGCCTCGGGCCGGAGCCGTTGACCGACCTGTTCGACGGCGAGCGGCTGTTCCAGCTGTCCCGTGGCCGGTCGATGGCGGTCAAACCGTTCATCATGGACAACGCCGTGGTGGTGGGCGTGGGCAACATTTACGCCACCGAGGCATTGTTCGCGGCCGGCATCGATCCGCGACGTGAGGCGGGCGGGATCTCCCGGGCGCGCTACCTGAAGCTGGCGATCGAGATCAAGCGCGTGCTCGCGGCGGCCATCGAGCAGGGCGGGACAACGCTGCGTGACTTCATCGGTGGCGATGGTCAGCCGGGGTATTTCCAGCAGGAACTGTTCGTCTATGGGCGTGGTGGGCAGCCGTGCAAGGTGTGTGGCACCGAGTTGCGAGAGGTGAAATTAGGACAGCGGGCAAGCGTGTTCTGCCCGAAATGCCAGCGTTAAGCATTACGCGAACCCTGTGGGAGCGGGTTTACCCGCGAAGAAGGCGGCGCGGTGGATGGCACCGGCCTCGCCGGTGTTCGCGGGTAAACCCGCTCCCACAGGAGTTTGGGCCTTATGGAGCAAATCCGTAGGGGCCGGCTTGCCGGCGAAAGGGCCGAGGGCTCAGTAGCCTATCGCTGACTGCCCCACGCCTCGCGGATCACTGGCAGCCTCCACGGTCCCGCCCGCCTTGTCCCAATACAGCACCTGCTGGTTCCCGTAGCTGCGCCCCATGTCCTTCAGCTGATACCCACGCGCTTGCAGCTCGGCTTCCTGCTCCGGGCTGAACGCCCCTGGCTCATGCTCGACCACGTCCGGCAGGTATTGATGGTGATAGCGCGCCGTCGCCGGCCATTCGGCCACTGGCCGACCCTCCAGGAAGCCCATCACCGACAGCAGCACCATGCTGGGTATGCGGCTGCCGCCCGGCGTGCCGAAGCTGGCGAACTGGCTGGGGCTTTCGATGAACGTCGGGCTCATGCTCGACAGCGGCCGCTTGCCCGCCGCCACCGCGTTGGCCTGGCTGCCCGCCAGGCCGTAGCTGTTGCTGCCGCTGGGGTCGGCGGCAAAATCGTCCATCTCGTTGTTCAACAGCACGCCGGTGCCCGGCACGCTGAACGCCGCGCCGAACGGCAGGTTGACCGACAGTGTGGCGGACACCGCGTTGCCGTCGGCGTCGATCACCGTGAAGTGGGTGGTGTGGTCGCCCTCGCGCCAGGCCGGCGAGGGCAGCAGGGCGCTGCTGGGCGTGGCTTGATGCACATCGATGCCGTCGGCCAGCCCGGTGAGGTATTGGCGTGCCAGCAGGCGGTTGATCGGGTTGGCGACGTAGTCCGGGTCGCCGAGCAGGCCGCGGTCGCGGTAGGCCCGGCGCAACACTTCGATCACATAGTGGCTGCGTTGCACTGGCTCGGCGCTTTGCCAGGGCAGGCGCTGGAGCATGGCCAGGCTCTGGGCCAGGGCCACGCCACCGGCCGACGGCGGCGGGCTGCTGATCAGCTCGCGCTGGTTGGCCAACGAGTAGCGCAGGGGCTCGCGCCAGGCGGTGTGGTAGCCGGCGAGGTCGTCGAGGGTCCAGACACCACCAGCCTGGCGCACGCCGTCGACCAGGCGCTGGGCCATCGGGCCCCGGTAGAAGCCGTCACGGCCGTGTTCAGCCATGCGTTGCAAGGTGGCGGCCAGTTCCGGCTGGCGGACCAGCGTCCCCAACGCCGGCACGTCGTGGGAGCGCAGGAACAGCCTGGCGCTTTCGGCGTCGTCGCGCAGGGCACTCAGGCGCATGGTGGCCCGGTCGCGGTAGATGCGGTCGACGGCAAAACCCTGGTTGGCCAGGCGGATGGCCGGGGCCAGGGTGTCCTTCAAGGGCAGCTTGCCGTGGGTCGCGGCCAGGTCGGCCAGCGCCTGGGGCAGGCCGGGGATGGCGGCGGCCAACGGGCCATTGATCGACAACCCCGGCTGGACCTTGCCGTCTTTCAGGTACATGTCCGCCCGGGCGGCGGCCGGCGCACGCTCACGGGCATCGAGGAAGGCGTAGCGCGGTGCGTCGCCACTTTCGCGCAGCAGGAAGAAACCGCCGCCGCCCAGGCCCGAGCCATAGGGCTCGACCACCGCCAGCGCGGCGCTGATGGCCACGGCGGCGTCGAAGGCGTTGCCGCCCTGGGCGAGAATCTGCTGGGCGGCCGCAGTGGCCTCGCCGTGAGGGCTGGCGATGGCCGCGCGGCCCGGGCCATCCGCCTGGGCGGTGGTGGCCAGCAGCGCCAGGGCGGCGCCGAGGAGTGAGCGTCGGACTGCGGCGACGAACGGCATCAGGCCTTGCCGGTGATCCGGCGGTACTTGGCCATCAGCTCGTCTTCGGTTTCCGGGTGGGCTTCATCCAGCGGGATGCAGTCGACCGGGCAGACTTGCTGGCACTGTGGCTCGTCGTAGTGGCCCACGCACTGGGTGCACAGGTTCGGGTCGATCACGTAGATCTCCTCGCCTTGCGAGATGGCGGCGTTCGGGCACTCGGGTTCGCAGACGTCGCAGTTGATGCAATCGTCGGTGATGATCAGGGACATGGAGACTCCGGCCGGGGCGTCGGGCCCGGGCATGTTTCAAAGCGACAAGCGCAATTGTGCCGGATTCGCGCCCGCAGTGCACGCAGGCGCGACATCCTGACCGCGAGGGTTACTTGCGGAAGCGCTCGGTCAACGCGTCGGCCACGGTGGGGTGGACGAACTTGCTGATATCGCCGCCCAGCGCGGCGATTTCCCGGACCAGTGTCGAGGAAATGAACGAATAGCGCTCGGACGGGGTGAGGAACAGGCTCTCGACGTCGGGTGCCAACTGGCGGTTCATGTTGGCCAGCTGGAACTCGTATTCGAAGTCGGAAACCGCGCGCAGGCCGCGCAGGAACACGTTGGCGTTCTGTTCCTTGGCGAAATGCGCCAGCAGCGAGGAGAAGCCGATGACTTCGACATTGGGCAGGTGCTTGGTGACCTCGCGGGCCAGCTCGACCCGTTGTTCCAGGGGGAACAGGGGGTTTTTCTTGGGGCTGGCCGCCACGGCGATGATCACATGGTCGAACAACCGCGAGGCGCGCTCGACCAGGTCGCCATGGCCTTTGGTAATGGGGTCGAAAGTACCCGGGTACAACACTCGGTTCATCGCGTCATCCTGGCTGGAGTGCGTTGGGGAGTCGGATGGTAGCGCAGCGATTGCGCCCGGCCAAGTCGCGTGGCTGGCTGATGGCACTATAGACAGTGCGTGTATTGGCTGTCATGCGCCGTTTGCCAGGCGGCCGATCAGCGCGTCACTGAGCCGCGCGGCCAGGGCATAGACCGACAACTGCGGGTTGGCGCCGATGCTGGTGGGGAACAGCGAGCCGTCGTGGATCGACAGGTTCTCCAGCTGGTGATGCCGGCCCAGGCTGTCGCACACCGCCTGGCGCGGGTCTTCGCCCAGGGCGCAGCCGCCCATGACAT
This genomic stretch from Pseudomonas entomophila harbors:
- the mutM gene encoding bifunctional DNA-formamidopyrimidine glycosylase/DNA-(apurinic or apyrimidinic site) lyase, whose protein sequence is MPELPEVETTRRGIAPHLVGQRVSRVVVRDRRLRWPIPEDLDVRLSGQRIVSVERRAKYLLINAEVGTLISHLGMSGNLRLIELGVPAAKHEHVDIELESGLMLRYTDPRRFGAMLWSLDPLNHELLIRLGPEPLTDLFDGERLFQLSRGRSMAVKPFIMDNAVVVGVGNIYATEALFAAGIDPRREAGGISRARYLKLAIEIKRVLAAAIEQGGTTLRDFIGGDGQPGYFQQELFVYGRGGQPCKVCGTELREVKLGQRASVFCPKCQR
- the coaD gene encoding pantetheine-phosphate adenylyltransferase is translated as MNRVLYPGTFDPITKGHGDLVERASRLFDHVIIAVAASPKKNPLFPLEQRVELAREVTKHLPNVEVIGFSSLLAHFAKEQNANVFLRGLRAVSDFEYEFQLANMNRQLAPDVESLFLTPSERYSFISSTLVREIAALGGDISKFVHPTVADALTERFRK
- the ggt gene encoding gamma-glutamyltransferase, with protein sequence MPFVAAVRRSLLGAALALLATTAQADGPGRAAIASPHGEATAAAQQILAQGGNAFDAAVAISAALAVVEPYGSGLGGGGFFLLRESGDAPRYAFLDARERAPAAARADMYLKDGKVQPGLSINGPLAAAIPGLPQALADLAATHGKLPLKDTLAPAIRLANQGFAVDRIYRDRATMRLSALRDDAESARLFLRSHDVPALGTLVRQPELAATLQRMAEHGRDGFYRGPMAQRLVDGVRQAGGVWTLDDLAGYHTAWREPLRYSLANQRELISSPPPSAGGVALAQSLAMLQRLPWQSAEPVQRSHYVIEVLRRAYRDRGLLGDPDYVANPINRLLARQYLTGLADGIDVHQATPSSALLPSPAWREGDHTTHFTVIDADGNAVSATLSVNLPFGAAFSVPGTGVLLNNEMDDFAADPSGSNSYGLAGSQANAVAAGKRPLSSMSPTFIESPSQFASFGTPGGSRIPSMVLLSVMGFLEGRPVAEWPATARYHHQYLPDVVEHEPGAFSPEQEAELQARGYQLKDMGRSYGNQQVLYWDKAGGTVEAASDPRGVGQSAIGY
- a CDS encoding YfhL family 4Fe-4S dicluster ferredoxin, which translates into the protein MSLIITDDCINCDVCEPECPNAAISQGEEIYVIDPNLCTQCVGHYDEPQCQQVCPVDCIPLDEAHPETEDELMAKYRRITGKA